DNA sequence from the Cohnella herbarum genome:
AAACGATTTTCCAAGCCGGAACTCTCCTGCTCGTTCCTCGGTTCGATCCGAAGCTCGTGCTCGAGACGATTAGAAGGCGCAGGCCGACTGTCTTCCCCGGAGCGCCGACGATGTACATCGCGCTGCTTAATCACCCCGAAACGCAGGAAGATGACCTTGGCTCGATTAAAGTTTGCGTAAGCGGAGCGGCACCGCTTCCTCGCGACGTGCAGGAGAAGTTCGAGCAGAAATCCGGAGGCAAGCTGATCGAAGGCTACGGAATGACGGAAACTTCGCCGGTAACGCATTGCAACCCGATCTGGAACTTCCGCAAACCGGGCACGATCGGAGTTCCCCTTCCGGATACGGACGTTAGAATCGTTGGGGAGGATAACTTGGAGCCGTTGCCGATCGGCGAAATCGGCGAGCTTGCCATTAAGGGGCCGCAGGTCATGTCGGGTTATTGGAACCGTCCGGAGGAAACGGCGGCCGCGTTGAAGGAGGGATGGCTTCGAACCGGAGATCTCGGAACGATGGATGAGGACGGGTTTTTCACCATTATCGATCGGAAAAAAGATATTATTCTCGCCGGAGGATATAACGTATATCCAAGGGAGATCGAGGAAGTTCTATTCGATCATCCCGCGGTTAAAGAAGCTTCCGTGCTCGGTGTTCCCGATCAATATCGGGGGGAGACGGTTAAAGCTTATATCGTGCTGAAAGACGGGTGGCAAGTGTCGGATATGCAATTGGACCGTTGGTGCCGGGATCGGCTAGCGGCGTACAAGGTTCCCAAACAATACGAATTCAGAACCAGTTTACCCTTGTCTCTCATCGGCAAGGTCTTACGTCGCAAGCTGAAGGAGGAGCTTGAAACAAAGGAAGAAAACCTAAATATTACCTAAAAAATGGATTCCGGAATTGAACGAGATCTTCTTTTTCGCTATAATGAATTCGAATGCGAAAAAATTATATTTCCTTTCTAATGAATAAGGAAAGCGTTTACAAAACAAATCGATCCAGTGCGGCCGATAATGGGGGTGAGGGTGTTGACTGAGCGAGAACAACATACAGATGAGAGGGGGAATCGCTTCAAGTACCGCTGGGGAACGACGCCCCGGCTATACAAGGCGGTTGCATGCGTCGCCGTCCTGTTAACAGGTTCGCAGTTTATGCCGGTACGCGCTTCCGCCGCCGCGCTATCTTTGGACATCGTAACGTCCCAAGTCAAGGTGGGAACGTTGCCGTTGCTAGCAGCGCTTGGCGTAGGCATCGTCGTTGCTGTCGGGGCGGTGATCGCCTTCCTGCAGCTGACTGCCAAGGGCAGGGAGTCGCGCGATCCGACGCAATCCGCGATAGATGAGGACCAGGAGACCTATGAAGAGCAGAGCCTCGAAGAGTGGGGCGAGGAGGAAACGACGCCGAATCCGGAGTACGAGGACAACCCGCTGACGGATTATACGATTCCCGTCACGAAAATCCTATCTTACCCGGACCAAGCCGAGCCGGCGGAAGAGGACGAACCGAGGTTATGCGGGATAGAAGGCGAGCACGCGGGTAGCAGCTACCGGGTATTGGGTCGCCGACTGACGATCGGTCGCGATCCGGCGCATTGCGCCATCCTCTTCCCGTATGAGGCTAGCGAAATCAGCCGCATTCATTGTACGGTAAGATTCATAGAAGAAAGCCGTTTGTTTTTGCTGGAGGATAACGGCTCGTCTAACGGAACGTTTCTCTCCAACGGAGATCGGCTTCAGCCCGGAGTTCGGTATGAACTCCGCTCGGGAGAACGGTTCTCCTTGTCCGGCAAGGAACAGTATTTCGAAGTGCGGGACGAAGCGGGTCAAGGATTGTAGTTAAACTTCCATGGGTTCAAATGCCTATCGTTTTTTACTTTATCCTCCAGCTGAGAAATGGTATAATGAGAAAATGCAGGGACGTTTTCCTTTATGGTAAAAAGCGGTGGAACATCGAAGCTTAGGGATGAACCTTAATTCGGTTCTCCGAGTGGCGAAATACCGCCTCCGTTCCGGGATTTGCGCCGGGTCGGAATCCATTCCACTGGGAGGGAATTGCATGGCCAAACGCAGCCACAACGAAGTTCAAGAAAGTTTGCGAGAACTGACTAGAATTTTCCGCCCCAAGGATCCGCGCAAGTTCGTTAAAGACTACATCCGCAAATACAGAATTACCGGTGGATACGAAGAGGAGCTAACGATGCTCGTGGAACGCGAGCTGACTAAATTAAATACCCCCGCATCGTAACGCAGCGGGATTAACCGATCAGGAAAAGGCGGATGCTTTTTCCCGGTCGGTTTTTTTGTTGTTCCGACGCTAACGTTTATTAGCAACCTTAAGGGCGGTGGAGCAGTTAATGCTTTGTTTGGGGCTTGTTTTTTGAGGTTGCCTGCGACTTGTTTGGGGTCATCATTGGGTTTGCGTGAGGTTGGTTTGCTTGAGGTTGGTTTTTGGTTTGATTGGTAGTCCCGATTTTGCAGGCACGCTTCTTTGATAACGGAAATTCCTGCCGCTATCTTCCTCTCTGCCCCACTTCCGCGACGCATAACGGCAGGGATTTCCGCTATTCCCCCGTATATTGCTCGAAAAGAGAAAGGGACGTTGAAATAAAGGAAATCCGTGCCGTTATCCTTTTCCAAAGGGTCTGTCCGCACCCGAATAACGGAAGAGAATTCAGTAATGATCACTTCCAGGCGGAACTGCTTATGCTTATCAATGTACATGTTAACATTTCAAGCCCTCGGGGCCCGTGGGACAGTAAATTTCCTTAAAATTTCTGCCTAGATAGAACGAATCCCAGCTACGTTTTATTTCAATAGAAGATTTCCGCGCCAACAACATCAAATGATTTCCTCCAACATATCGTACAGCCGCCCGTAAAGATTTCAGCCCTGCCGGAATAACATAGAGGAAAGCGGAGGTGGAGGCTGTGGCTGATGACAATGGCCGGAAATACGCCGGAGGAATACCG
Encoded proteins:
- a CDS encoding long-chain-fatty-acid--CoA ligase — translated: MSEVTDMQASKPWLRHYPLQVSPSYDYPKSNIASFLLDSARDFPNHEAIDFLGRRYTYKELLRQCRKLANALKELNINKGDRVAIMLPNCPQAVIAYYGGLMAGAVIVQTNPTYTERELHLQLADSGAIALITLDLLMPRVSKARENTALKDVIITTLSDGLPFPKNILYPIKRRREYPNLKVKYSKSEGNHRWSSVIRQSKDTPICEEVDADTGLAMIQYTGGTTGQPKGVMLTHANLLANAVQVSGWFYRMELGKERYLAALPLFHVFGLTVLLNQTIFQAGTLLLVPRFDPKLVLETIRRRRPTVFPGAPTMYIALLNHPETQEDDLGSIKVCVSGAAPLPRDVQEKFEQKSGGKLIEGYGMTETSPVTHCNPIWNFRKPGTIGVPLPDTDVRIVGEDNLEPLPIGEIGELAIKGPQVMSGYWNRPEETAAALKEGWLRTGDLGTMDEDGFFTIIDRKKDIILAGGYNVYPREIEEVLFDHPAVKEASVLGVPDQYRGETVKAYIVLKDGWQVSDMQLDRWCRDRLAAYKVPKQYEFRTSLPLSLIGKVLRRKLKEELETKEENLNIT
- a CDS encoding FHA domain-containing protein is translated as MTEREQHTDERGNRFKYRWGTTPRLYKAVACVAVLLTGSQFMPVRASAAALSLDIVTSQVKVGTLPLLAALGVGIVVAVGAVIAFLQLTAKGRESRDPTQSAIDEDQETYEEQSLEEWGEEETTPNPEYEDNPLTDYTIPVTKILSYPDQAEPAEEDEPRLCGIEGEHAGSSYRVLGRRLTIGRDPAHCAILFPYEASEISRIHCTVRFIEESRLFLLEDNGSSNGTFLSNGDRLQPGVRYELRSGERFSLSGKEQYFEVRDEAGQGL